The genome window tatttttcaaaattaaatacaggtgattttttaaaatctaagtaGCTTTGTATCAATAATTCAAATCTGTTGCTATAGTAAACATATGGCCAGTAAATGGAAGTAGTACTGCAATTATGTTTTACTACTTCTAAACACAGACAGTTTATGAAAAGAATAATCATTTAGGGTGCTGAATGATCCAGGAAGTTACATGAAGTTCAGCATCTTCAATTTTCACCTTAATTGTCTCACACCCCCTTTTCCCAAAAAGGCAtggaaatactttgaaaaaacaaggtagattaaaaataatattttaaaattcagccaAACTCATTGTGTGGTCTACCTTTAGTTAATCTTTAACTATGAAAAGCACTGCTTTTCAATACAAAACAAATCAGCAGAATAAACCTCCTAGCAAATCGGCTTTAAACATGAAGATGAGACCTCTACAGATGGAAAGGATGATGCCGTCTTGACATCAATTCAGCCTCCTTCAGCAGAGGACAACCATGTTAACttaaaaacaaagacagcaatgcaatcaaaaaaaaaaaagctgtttcagtATTAAGGCCATTGTTACTGTAGACTGTGGACAATTTATGTATTTCTTCAGGGCTCCAAAAAAGATATAAAACGTGTTTAAATTCCTTAAGCCTAGTTCAGATCAAAGGTGATTTTGTTTGAATTCTTTGAGGATATGAATGTGTATGCAGTCTGTAAGATACCTTTCCAACAGTAGTAGGAAAGAATGCAGTAAGAAGTTACATGAAACTTTTGTACCAGACAGCTCATCAAATGCATTAGTTACAACTTTGAATACCGCCCGCTCTgcaaaaatgtaaaacagaagtgGCATTTTTATAAGGAGACATAATTTTCGGTACTGTGAGTGATGGAGAATGTAGACAGGTATAGCTTTTTAATAaagccagactttttttttttttgtttaaacagacTAAACCTAATATTGAAGGGGAGTAGCAGTTACAAAAATACTTACATCAATGATAGCTGCTGCACTGCTGTCAAGGTGCTTGTATAAGTCATACAAAACCTCCCTCagtttcttcattgttttcttattaGGCTGAAGCAGCATTGCCTGGAAGTTAACTGGCAAACCATACCTGAGGAAGTCAAGCAGGAAACTATGAAAATGCTAAAATAAGCCTCATTTTTCAAagtaggattttattttattttgttttgagaaaGAATCCTATTGCTGAAGAGGAAATTctgctcattttcatttttgcaagaCCATTGTGTTTCTACAATTCATAAGGCATCAGTAAAGTAGAAATTCTTTCTTCaagtttaaaataatgaaacagaagtCTAAATGCTTTTACAATCATTTTAAATCCTTAAGCACTTAGCACAATTCTCAAAGTTACTTGAAGTCTTGAACTAGGTTTTGAACATTCCAGCTGGTTTACTTGCAAGACTTCGCTTATACCACTAGGTGGAGAATGTAGTCTCTACCCAACCCTCCTTTCTAGATGTGTAGAAACATTTGCCAATATTCAAATCAAGTTCAGCTTTCTTTCTTATTCAAGTTTGTCTTCAAAACAAGCCCGTAGCAGCTATGAAATAGACTAGAATGcaagcaaatgattttttttttccttttctcctctgctgtctcctttATGATAACTTATCaaacaggctaaaaaaaaaaaaaacatttcaattttctGACTAACGCAGAAGGCCtttcaacactaaaaaaaaaaaaaaaataatccaggtccttccttctgcagaaaaaCTACAGCTGTTCTTGACTCAACTTAGCCACTATGCTTCTGGATAGGTatgaagaaaaaagcagagaaattttaTAGTTAGAATATTGAACAGTTTAATACTGAAAGCTTTAGACTACAAAATTCTTAGAAAggcatcttttaaagaaaaaagcatacaTTTCAAGATATCAAACTATATTACTCAAAacctgaatattttttattttgagctATTAACATTTCCCACCTAAACAGACAATAAAGTAAGCTTTTTTCACAAGCAGCTCAAAGCAAGCTGAGAATTTCAAGAAACACCCTGCTGCAACTTACAGAGTACCTGTAATTCCTAAAGCACCGATGGAAAGACTATCCAAGGGGCAAGATACACAGTTATCTACCTCAAATATTCCACAACTGGCAACAAGAGCTATTGTCATAAGCCATTCTTGTTTCCTCCATCCCAGAAGAGTGGCATTCATACACCTCAGTTTGGTAAATCCAAGCTAGATGTAAATTCTTACAAAATCTAGGAAGAAAAGCACTATTCAGGTCTGCCTTATTACCTTAAAACAGATTCAACAAACACTCGTAGTGCTTTCACATGAATCCACGCAATGAAAGCTTCACTGAAATTAACTTTCAGCCACCGaaccagaggcccctgtggaagggaagaggaaaaaaattatgttattCAAACTTCAGAAAAAGATTCAGCTCATTAAGCATGTTTGAGGAGATACTCGGTATCTGCACCATCATAATAAAGTCTACTTAAAGGCAAAGTTCACTATGGACATAATGGCTCAAGGGTGTTTTGATACTAAGTAAAGAGAAGTTTAATGAGACTTCTGTTGTCTCTTCAGCGCACCATCTCAGCTGCCATGGGCTAACTATATTAAGGACCATTTCAGTACTATCTGATTATTTAATTCAAATACTTGTCCATTTTCAAACTTCATACATTACCAATTGCAATATCAGCACTTGGCTCAACACAGCAAGGAGCATTTGTGCTACAGGAAACCCAGTTATCCCCGAGCAGATTAGCTGGGTGGCAGCTGACTACATCACATCATCCTTGCAATGCCTTCTCAGAATCACAAGTTCAAGGAATTGTTATGCAGCAATAACAAGTCTTAGATGTCTCATGTTTCTATAATGACTACTTTATACAGACTTACAAACTGTTTCTTCTTGTCAGTTGACAGTCTATTCATTTCTTCTTTATCTGCTTTCATCTCTTCTTCATTATACTGGAAGTCACGGACCATAAATCTGCATTTGGAAGTGAATAAAATCCGAAGTGGCTATCTAGAGATCCTTCAAAGCATGACAGACAGAACACACATAAAATAAGCCTTACTTATATTCTCTGGCTTTATGCTTGAAGTCATCCACTGCCTTCCTGAACAAGGTGACGTTACAAAGGTAACTGTCTTGATCCTCAAAGAGTAcgctacacagaaaaaaaagtgtcagaaTTAATAAGGTTCAAGTCATCACACATCTGATATACAGTAGCTTAAGTTGTACTTTATTGCTACTAGGCAAGAACATAAATGTAGATAATCACATGGGATTAGTTCCCAAATTAAAGCCCTTATACAGAAAGTAACTGAAACTTTAGCAACTGCTCTTTTTACTCCCTCCATAAAGTATGACAGTTTCCATTTCTGGAGACTTCACAACTCAGAAACACTTAATACATGTCTGGATATTTGTTCAAGTTAagattattttacagaaaaaggaaCTAAAGCTCGTCTAATACTGAAAAATTTGGACTACAGAATTCTTAGAAACATGTGTTCTAAAGGAAAtggatttaaaatagaaaaggatacaaattaaaaaacaggTTGATAAGAAAAAGTGTTTCTTAGGCTGTAAAGACAACCTCTAGATTTACTATTCAAGACAATAATGCTTATTTTGAGACTTcaccttagggaaaaaaaagcttgaagaGATTTATACTGCTCCTTAGTGTCATACTGTCTTCAATACAAGCACCATCCAACAGTTTAACAGGTCACCTCTTCTTAAGCTATCCCTGGATCATAGTTTCCCAGTAATTAAATAAGAATCATTAGCAGATCTCCCACTAGGCTTAAGTTGATCCAACTCAAATATGAAATTAGCCAGAGCAAGTTCAGATTTTGTAACTGGCACAAAGCTGGTGATATCAGATCTGCCTTATCAGACCTCACCCCGTCAGTTAAAAATCAGAAACACAGCAATGCTTTATGCTACATGCTGACTTTATTTTCAATGTGGTTACAAGATAGCTAAAGTGGATTAACAGTATTATCAAATCCTGGCCTGTCTTTCCCATCACAGACATCAAGCACCAGCTTGGTACCAAGGACCTTTGTTAGCCCCTATGAGACTTCTTTGCACAGAAGAAAACCATCTACACTTACAGTTCTTCAATCTTTAACAGGTTTCAAAGGGTATATACAACTTATTTCAAGCCCTCCGAATACAAGCATTAAGCTTACAGGCTAGCTAGCATTTGTTGCTAAACCCCACCATGCACTAGCCTGAATCTGAACGTGCCTGTCCTGAACTAGACCAACTTTTCAATTCTTTTACTCATCCCACATAAATTAGTTTGATAACTTTTTTAACCTTAGAGTTAgagattctttcattttttcctcaacTGCAACACAATCAAGCTTGACCAGATAAAGCTATAAACCTAGACATTTTGACAAGTTTTTATCAATCTTGAACATTCAAAATCACTACACGTAAAGAACACTTATAGCACATGCAAACATGAGTTTTAGCATTTAACAACTTACTTGCTGGAACGCGGTACAACCATCTCTGCTAGTGTTTCATATTGCTTAACCCAGTCATTATAATTTAACCTAGAGAAGAAACAGGTTATGGTTAGACTTTTAGCACTGTAGTAAGAAATCTTAGATTGTTTTTCCAAAAAGTGTTAAAAACATTTAATCATCAAATCTTCCAATGCAGGTATAGGTTGTCAGAAATACAAGACATCAGGGACAGTCCTCCTCATGCTTTTTTGAAGATTAATCCTAAATAAACTATAATTACAGCAAAACCAACATTTTATCTTCAGTCTTTATGTTAAGTTTAGAATTGTAAAATTTTTGAAATCGAAGAACTATGAAATTAAATTAGTCATCATTAAGTACAGATCTCAGGGGACCAAATGTCAAGGTTTATCAAAAACTCCTTAAGTAGCTCCGCTCTTCTGAGTTACTAATAGgaaatttttttccacaattacAAATGGGTTCCCCAGAGTCCTGCACTTGCCTGAACAACCACTGAGAATTTTGGAAGCCCTGCCTTTCTGTAGGTGGTAGTGAAGAGGTTCCACCCTTTCAACACCAAAAACAAGTCAAAGGTAAAAGAAAAGTAACTGGAGATATACTAACCACCTGTCTTCTGCTAAAgccactgcaaaaatattttgccttcacCAGAGTTTTCCATGTGACAGAGACTACTGCTTCATGTGATAAACAGCCTACTGGCTATCTTTGGAAGTTAGAAGCTCTCTTTGTTCACAGCTCCAGAAAGACAGTCTAGcatcattttctcattttacaAGAGTCTTAAGGACATCTGTATCACCACTTTCCTTGGCCAGGggaaaaagtggggttttttgttgtttaaacaTTTCAGACAGGAACAACCTGTTCCCTTTGACGTGACATAAGCAGATTTCCATTGATAGAGACTTAGGTAAGTTAAAAAGCAGTGTCCCGACAATCTGAAAAAGTGCAGCGCAAAGGAGTCAAGAATTCACTTCATTCACTAAGTGGTGAAATCCAGCATAGTCCTAACCAGGATAATTCAATCATTAAGCCTTCTACTATAAAACAAGTCATGTTTTTACTCAGTACTTATTATTTTCATAAGGACACCTTCTGCAATGTGACTAGCCATAGCTAATATTAGATAAGAGACTTAAGTGTAATCTCCAGTTAAAGAAATCGATAAGCAGTCAGCACTCCTTATGATGAGTTCTCATGAACAATGGAATACAGGTACACAGGCTCATTTGCCTCTCCTAAGCATCAAAATGTTTGTGTTAGTTCATCCagtaaaaacccaaacaaattcagATGTCCTTTCTTACAGTATTACAGGGTTGTGGGATCTATTACTTCATTtagatttcttattttattctgcttttaggACAAACAATAAACTTACTTCGGTACGATCACTAATAACGTGACCAAATATTCTGAATCGAGTACAAAGTCCTCTTTCTTTACAATATCAGCAAGACTTCTGGTTAGCAAGCTTcccctgcagagaaaaaaaacaaacacgacAGACAGAGTAAATACACGTTTAACAACTGAGTTAATCTGAACAGTGCTTGACAgtataacattttcaaaaatatattttacctaaTCATTCGTTATTAGCAGAGCAAACAAAATGTCCTTATATGCATTTTATATCTGTCTAAAGTCATTGAAAGTTTTTATCAGTAGCTCCACTGCTATGCGTCATTTCCATATTCCAAACACCTCACACATTTAAGAAGCCaagttctctttttaaaagtgatttaaaaacacAAGAACCATTAAAACCATTAATTGTGAAGTCTAGTATACGAAGCCTCAGAGTTATAACCGAGCTAGTACAGACCTACATATAGACCtcaataaaaatttaaagcaGCATATTGCCTCACATTCACAAAAGACTAAGAACATACATAGATTTAATGGGGCTTAGCTGACAAATTACCATGGCCTAAAATGGAACTTAAGGCTCATAAAATGGTAATCATTAGTATGACCCGTGGTTCTGAATAAGCCAGCAGGCTTGTACCATTAACTGTAATGGTGGGATTGCGTCAAATGAATCAACCATATTTGCAGAGAAAAACTACTGTACCTCAACTGTATTTCAGATAATCATCACATGTACATGACAAGACAGCACACAGTCCTTCTTTAATTTATTACCTGCATGTATGCAACAGCTGTCTCTCTGCTGGTTAATTTTGAGGGGAGAAACCCAGAAATATTGATATGCTTACAGCATAAATTGGAGTGAAGGGAGACTTCCTTGTTTAGACAGAAAGCTAAATAGCAGCGTTACACACCACTTTAACGGCAAGCTTCTCTCAAAGGCTCCAGCAATTTATACTATTTGTACATGCTTTTGTCTATTTCATATTGTTTATCAATTGCAAGTGAGCCAGTACCACCGAGTCAGCTGGTAATAAATGTTCTTTTATGACAGCTGCTATTCAAGATTGATAAACGCCTCAAAACCACATTAAGCTTAAAGGCTGTACCTCTTCACATGTTACTAAGTTTTCATGGTTTCCTGTGCTACGTAAGCAAAAACCAATGTGACTTACGCgttctttctttccaaattctgAAGGTTCCCTTTCAGATTATTGTATGCCGAGGCTCTTGCTTTTAGATCATTGTCAATCTGGTTAACTCCCttaaagataaaaaggaaaggaacagcGTCTAAAGAACTAGAAtagtttttaaatgaattcttAATTTCAAAGCTTAGATCTGCCAACAAGAACTTAAAAAATACTCAagttaaaatgtttatttctctaGTGCTTGAAAAACTTCACTCAAAACTCAGAAAGTTCTAAGTTAGAATTCCTCTAAAGAAAAATCAGCCAATAATAAAAGTTACACATCCTCTTCTGGTATCAACTGGACACGCTACTGCACCCAGCTGACCATTACTCCATCACCTTGAGCCTACGACCCTCCATCCCAGCTGGCAGGAGAGATCATCTGAAGTTTACCTTCCTACTGTGGGACAAGTACGCTTGTGAACACTGGGTATCGTTTCCTCCACCTGTTACCTCCCTTCTCATTATACTTTTCCCTCATTAGCATTTCAGTGACAAGAATGATGGTACGGTTTTATGAGTAGCAAATCAATAATTAAGTAATCCAAAGCATTATTGCTTTGCATCATCTACAACTTCAGAGGAGACTCTGTTGCACTGTGTTTGCCCTCTGCAGTTTGCACTTTTGCTTGAGATGAACAGCCTGGGGCACTCAGAGATAGAATATCAACTAAATGCATCATCTGCCTGATCCAAATGGCTGTTACTATTTACAGTTCTAAGTATTATCACAATTATTttgtcttccccttccccccccaaacaGAGCTATTTCCCATTCTGTATgtttgcaaaggaaaatacaataaattttatCACCATCTCCCTTCACAAAGTCATTTTTATGACGCTGTTTTACATTGGTAGTGGCTTACGACTATAAAGAAAAATCTGGTTTACAGAGACTTTCTTCATTTAGTAAAAACTTATGTATTTTGGAATGTCTGAAGTTGCACAGGGCCAGTTCCAGAGTAGACAGATAAACAGTTTCTGACTGGAATCCAATTTATTTCAGACAATAAATACATCTGTCTAATCAAGTAAAGGCAACATTCTGTGTTCAATGTCACTGGCAGCCTTCAATCCTCTTTCAAACATTCAAATCGAAGTTCCAACTATTTTATCATTTAGACTCAGACTCTCACGTTTGGCTTGCCATTGCTGCTCAAGTAAGCCACCTTTCTCAAATCCATCCTCCAGGACTAATTAGAATGATTACCAAAAATGATTCATTCCCAGGTAGGTAACCTGGCAGCAAGTGGAAGAACACGAAGCAAATCAAGCAATTAGTAGGTCTTAAACATCCGATTATACTCCTATCAGCATGTACCCTATtcagagaagtattttaaaatcaatacacTTAGTAACAGTTGGTTAACTGAAAGAATGCAGTACAGTACTGGTCTGGAATCGTACTGCTGCCTAATCCCTTCTTCCCTGCTTCCTTACCTCCTACGGTATGTAGGTACAAACATATCAAAATTCACAGGGACGAGTATCTGAACACAGTCTAGGGACCCTCCCTTTATTTGGACATAGGCCATTGACAAAACATTTAGTCCACATATAACACTTCCGCTTGTGGATCCAGATATGATTTCATTTCCacaaaataaatctctttcaAAACCTACGTCACTTCGTTATAGAGTGATGTTTATGGTAACACAGAAGTTCACTTGTCTGTAGAAGGAAGTAGTCATTAAAAGCCTGAACGTTCTAGCAGTTTCATTTGGCAACACATTAACAGCTTGCACCTTTACAGATACCGCAAATACTCTGAAAATAAGACAATCTACTTTCTAAACAGATGAGTATTGAAGGTTATTTAAATTCTTTGACTTATATAACCTTTAGTAAAGCATGTGGAACATTTCAGTAGGTGTCACAAAGCATACATCttcatgaaaactttttttataCTACAAGAAATGAGAACTTTTTATACTATAGGTAATggcactatttttattttttttttttcatctagaaGACAGCATCAGGGGAAAAATTAATCAGAAGCTATTAAGCTAGTACCTTTGTGCATTTGGACTTTTTCCCAGACCGACAACCTTCCCCTCCGCTTTTCCAAGGATCAAAACTTTCCACAGCATTCTAACTATGCATTGTTTaatgacaaaaagcaaaaaacattgATACCAAACACTGCCTTTATGAACTAGTTCCATTCATCATTTCCTAATTGTCAATACTCTAATTGTTCTCATTTGTAAAGTTCAGTAGCCTTCTAAAAGACGAGTGCTTAGACAAAAGCCTGTTAACTGCTGCACTGAGTTTACTGTAAATAAGAATCAGCTTTTCTTCCTATTAAAGCGTTAGAGAATGCAGAACCACAAACCTCAATGTCACGGCAGAGCTCTTGGAAATATATTTGCGTAAAACTGCCAAATGACGCAACATAAAAGCTTCCTTTCAGTAATAGAACCAGTGGATAACTCTTAAATGTCATTGTAAAGTGAGTCAGGCTCATGATATTGCTAAAGAAAGTATCAATCCAGCATAGTGGGACTGTTTCTACACATAGCAAGCCCCAGATATTTAAACCACTTAAGTAGTCATTAGCAATCCATGAACGTCTTCCTATACCTAGACAGCTGAGCTGTTGTACTGCAAGACATACCTGGGTTGCTGAAAATGTTTGGCTTGGGCACTAAGGCTATCGAGGTTGTGTCCTTGTGTAACAGTCTTATgactgtaatttaaaatacaaagaatgaCTAGATTAAGTGACAGCTCTCCCGTGGCACATCTTCAAAGTCTTCAGTATTGACACTGGGGTTCACAATACTTCTCAAAGTTAAAAGCTTAAACAAACTTGATGGATAGTTTTAGtagatttccttttattttaaaggcttcCAACACTGCTATAATTTTTCCTTAACTGACAAACTCCCCACTGCAGTTGCCATAACTCTTATTTTGGCAGATAACAGAATCTCCTGCTACAGTGAACGAGGAGGATACAAAACCATGCAGGAAAAGTTGTATTTCATGATCTGACAAGCTTTTCAAGTTATTTTATCATCAGACACGTCCAGAGACTTCACAGATTTTAATTAATGTAGCTCTATCAATTTTCCTATACCTTCATGTTAATCACACACCAAAGTGAAGATTTTAACTATGTTAGGGACAGAACTGCTTCAAGTCCTGTGACGTTATCTCCTAGGCATCACTTCTACAAGAATGTAAGGCAATTTCAgtcatcttccttctcttctccacttTATGGACACACATCTGTGGCTCacaattgaaaacattttttaaagtattggaAAATAGATTTAATACACCTGAAGCTCTCCTGAAGTCCTTGAAGCTCTCCTTACAGAAGATACGTACAGCTAAATATGCAAAGAAATGGAAACCCTCAGCCAAAATTATTCAGGCTGAACTCCAGCAGACCTGTTTCTCTGCATTTAGTATCCAGTCTAATAATTCGGTGAGGTTCCTAAATTAGACGGAGAAGAATGTAAGCCAGTTATTTAATTTAAAGTTCAGGTTCTGGAGTATAACTTTGCTGCAAGCAGATGATTTAGCTAGCAAACTCCAGGACACAGGATAACATGTAATGAAACCTTGATAATATTTCAATAAAGGGCACGTCCCTTCATGTTCTTTGATGCTTCTTCCAATAAACTTAATTGCTACAAAGCCAAGTTCTATACTATAGCAACAGGTCAGTTCCAAAAATGAGACTAAACACagttgaagactttttttttccttttttaattcagtAACTTTCACTCCTATTCTAAAGCCAAACCAAAGGAAAGGAACTTTTTCAAGAACCACTTCCTTGATAAGGCTTGTAGAAACCACTTCACCTTGTCTTCTTATGTTCTCTCTATCCCTCTTTGCCCACCAAGTTCATCTTCTCCCAACTTAAACTTCACGCCTATACCTGCTGTAAATAGCTGAATGCTTCATTGTGATACCTTCTTCTGAAGAAGCAAAAGCTTATGTACTTAAGGATTGTCAGATATtaagattattattttcatctgtgagatatttttaatgtgcaaatCTTAAGTCATAAATCGGTCAGTCTTCCTCCAACAAAACTCCACACTGTAGATGTTTTCCAGGAATAGTTACTGAGTGAGATTTGTGGAGTAAATTCAAGATACAGTGATAGCCccaaagaaaatatcaaaatgaaagaGTTTGTTGCATTCTCACTCAGTTATGTACCACATGTTAAGATTTTGTAATCTCTGCAAAAATTTTAAACTAACAGTTTCAGGAGAGAAACTACCATCTAGACTAACCAGCTAACTAAACTAACTGCTTTGCAGTTATAGCAAAGCATGAGTCTGCCAGCACTAATTCCCATCCCCACCCCGATTATAGTTTCCAC of Rissa tridactyla isolate bRisTri1 chromosome 2, bRisTri1.patW.cur.20221130, whole genome shotgun sequence contains these proteins:
- the ATP6V1C1 gene encoding V-type proton ATPase subunit C 1 gives rise to the protein MTEFWLISAPGEKTCQQTWEKLHAATTKNNNLSTNSKFNIPDLKVGTLDVLVGLSDELAKLDAFVESVVKKVAQYMADVLEDSKDKVQENLLANGVDLVTYITRFQWDMAKYPIKQSLKNISEIIAKGVNQIDNDLKARASAYNNLKGNLQNLERKNAGSLLTRSLADIVKKEDFVLDSEYLVTLLVIVPKLNYNDWVKQYETLAEMVVPRSSNVLFEDQDSYLCNVTLFRKAVDDFKHKAREYKFMVRDFQYNEEEMKADKEEMNRLSTDKKKQFGPLVRWLKVNFSEAFIAWIHVKALRVFVESVLRYGLPVNFQAMLLQPNKKTMKKLREVLYDLYKHLDSSAAAIIDATVDIPGLNLSQQEYYPYVYYKIDCNLLEFK